A window of the Virgibacillus pantothenticus genome harbors these coding sequences:
- the nth gene encoding endonuclease III — MLTKKQIRFCLDEMKKMFPNAQCELTHENSFELVIAVLLSAQCTDNLVNKVTSTLFQKYKTPEDYLAVPLEELQEDIKSIGLYRNKAKNIRKLCSMLIEDYGGVVPQSKTELMKLAGVGRKTANVVASVAFGEPAIAVDTHVERVAKRLGICRWKDSVTEVEETLMRKVPKEEWSDTHHRMIFFGRYHCKARNPNCPECPLLELCREGKKRMKKTKQVNV, encoded by the coding sequence ATGCTGACCAAAAAGCAAATCCGCTTTTGCTTGGATGAAATGAAAAAAATGTTTCCTAACGCACAATGTGAGTTAACTCATGAAAACTCATTTGAGCTGGTCATTGCTGTATTACTATCTGCACAATGCACAGATAACTTAGTTAATAAAGTAACGAGTACGTTATTTCAAAAATACAAAACACCTGAAGATTACTTAGCCGTACCGTTAGAAGAGCTTCAGGAAGATATTAAATCAATTGGATTGTACCGAAATAAGGCAAAAAATATTCGCAAGCTTTGCTCCATGCTTATAGAAGATTATGGTGGTGTCGTCCCACAGTCAAAAACAGAACTGATGAAGCTTGCTGGAGTAGGCAGAAAGACAGCTAATGTAGTTGCATCTGTCGCCTTTGGCGAACCTGCAATTGCAGTTGATACACATGTGGAGCGCGTTGCCAAACGCCTAGGTATTTGCAGATGGAAGGATTCGGTAACTGAAGTAGAAGAAACATTAATGCGAAAAGTTCCCAAAGAGGAGTGGAGTGATACACATCATCGCATGATTTTTTTTGGTCGCTATCATTGTAAAGCGAGAAATCCAAACTGTCCTGAATGCCCGCTATTAGAATTGTGCCGAGAAGGGAAAAAGCGAATGAAAAAAACAAAACAGGTAAACGTATAG